From a single Anaerolineaceae bacterium oral taxon 439 genomic region:
- a CDS encoding methyltransferase type 11 — protein MNPDYKNWVPKGMMIGLVAGAAALLVLLILFGGMGLGVQGLTRTILTIILGVAFLAIAAAAVWSVAAYRAFLFRDEDSLARKIISGVASCVKLPDGGKGLDVGCGSGALTIACAKANPGAEMLGIDRWEAEYVSYSYDLCYRNSAAEGVKNARFAKGDAIKLDFPDETFDAVTSNYVYHNIGLVDKQQLLRETLRVLKKGGTFAIHDLMSPVRYGDMQKFVDSLKAQGYEKVELIDTTRGMFMSRSQAQWLLLGGSTLLIGTK, from the coding sequence ATGAACCCGGATTATAAGAATTGGGTCCCGAAGGGGATGATGATTGGGCTGGTCGCTGGCGCGGCCGCGTTATTGGTTTTGTTGATTCTGTTTGGCGGAATGGGGCTCGGCGTTCAGGGCCTGACGCGGACGATCCTGACGATCATCCTTGGAGTCGCGTTTCTGGCGATTGCCGCGGCCGCGGTCTGGTCCGTCGCGGCGTACCGGGCGTTTTTATTCAGAGATGAGGACAGCCTGGCGCGAAAAATTATCAGCGGCGTTGCGAGCTGCGTGAAGCTGCCTGACGGCGGAAAAGGATTGGACGTGGGTTGTGGAAGCGGCGCGCTGACGATCGCCTGCGCTAAGGCGAATCCGGGGGCGGAAATGTTGGGGATCGATCGCTGGGAAGCGGAATATGTTTCGTATAGCTATGATCTTTGTTATCGAAATTCAGCGGCGGAGGGCGTCAAAAATGCGCGTTTTGCCAAGGGAGACGCGATAAAGCTTGATTTCCCGGATGAGACGTTTGACGCGGTGACGAGCAATTACGTGTATCATAATATTGGCCTCGTCGATAAGCAGCAGCTGCTGCGCGAGACGCTGCGCGTCCTGAAAAAGGGTGGAACCTTCGCGATTCATGATCTGATGTCGCCGGTTCGATACGGCGATATGCAAAAGTTTGTGGATTCTTTGAAGGCGCAGGGGTACGAAAAAGTCGAGTTGATCGATACGACGAGGGGAATGTTCATGTCCCGAAGCCAGGCGCAATGGCTGCTGCTGGGCGGGTCGACGCTGTTGATTGGGACGAAATAG
- a CDS encoding peptide ABC transporter ATP-binding protein, which translates to MEQKDIVLDVRKLNTSFVSDGQTIRIVKDVSFQLKRGKTLAIVGESGCGKSVTVHSIVKLLPQNARFNADAVVYRRLDEKAGKITEFDLSKIDPKSREMRSLRGADLGMVFQDPMSSLNPVYKVGDQVAEALQEHNKGMKKSEAMAKVLEMFKKLGIPDPEGRLNDYPHQFSGGMKQRVVIAIAMINNPEIIIADEPTTALDVTIQAQIMELMKDLQLNMGKSIILITHNMGLVAEQADDVCVMYMGRIVEFGSLDQVFENPSHPYTKALLRSVPVLGLADDQKLETIPGATPSPASLKIGCEFADRCPECKEYCRTKDVPAYEVEPGHRVRCTKFSQYKEAN; encoded by the coding sequence ATGGAACAGAAAGATATCGTATTAGATGTCCGGAAACTGAACACCTCCTTTGTTTCTGACGGTCAGACCATCCGCATCGTCAAAGATGTCTCTTTCCAACTGAAACGAGGGAAAACGCTGGCGATCGTCGGTGAATCCGGCTGCGGTAAATCGGTGACCGTACATTCGATTGTGAAGCTCCTTCCGCAAAATGCCCGCTTCAATGCGGACGCGGTCGTTTACCGGCGTCTGGATGAAAAGGCCGGAAAGATCACGGAATTTGATCTCTCCAAGATCGATCCGAAGAGCAGGGAAATGCGTTCTCTCCGTGGCGCGGATCTGGGCATGGTCTTCCAGGATCCAATGTCATCCCTGAATCCTGTCTATAAAGTCGGCGATCAGGTTGCTGAAGCTTTGCAGGAACATAACAAGGGCATGAAAAAGTCCGAAGCCATGGCGAAAGTCCTGGAAATGTTCAAAAAGCTGGGTATCCCCGATCCGGAAGGACGTCTGAATGACTATCCGCATCAGTTTTCCGGCGGCATGAAACAGCGCGTGGTGATTGCTATCGCCATGATTAACAATCCGGAAATCATCATTGCCGACGAACCGACGACCGCGCTGGATGTGACGATCCAGGCGCAGATTATGGAACTGATGAAAGACCTGCAGCTGAACATGGGCAAGTCCATCATCCTGATCACCCATAACATGGGTCTGGTCGCCGAGCAGGCGGATGACGTCTGTGTGATGTATATGGGGCGCATCGTTGAATTCGGCTCTCTGGATCAGGTCTTTGAAAACCCCTCCCATCCTTACACCAAAGCGCTGCTGCGCAGCGTGCCGGTGCTTGGGCTTGCGGATGACCAGAAACTGGAAACGATCCCCGGCGCAACGCCGAGTCCGGCATCGCTGAAGATTGGCTGTGAATTTGCCGATCGCTGCCCAGAGTGCAAGGAATACTGCCGCACAAAGGATGTTCCTGCCTACGAAGTCGAACCTGGGCATCGAGTTCGCTGTACAAAGTTCAGCCAGTACAAGGAGGCTAACTAA
- a CDS encoding peptide ABC transporter ATP-binding protein has translation MPNEKELIFKVRGLQQWFPIKKGMFKRTVGHVKAVDNVSLDVYKGETLGIVGESGCGKSTLGKTMMMLQKPTGGSVEYNYGNGNFRDITKFNGKEMLDFRKQVQMVFQDPYSALNPLKKIYTSFEEPLKVHGIHSKAEREKMMDSVLKMVNIQPDYLLRFPHEFSGGQRQRLCIARALEVNPRVLICDEPVSALDVSIQAQVLNLMKEIQKELNLTYLFIAHDLSVVQYMSDRIVVMYLGKIVEIAGKRSLYDKPMHPYTQALLSAIPVPVIHQEKKRQVLQGEVPSPINKPPGCAFHTRCLHCMDICKQEEPQLSPDKIDPEHLCACHLYK, from the coding sequence ATGCCAAACGAAAAAGAATTGATCTTTAAAGTCCGGGGACTCCAGCAGTGGTTCCCGATCAAAAAGGGCATGTTCAAACGTACGGTCGGACATGTGAAAGCGGTCGATAACGTAAGTCTGGACGTTTACAAAGGCGAGACGCTTGGTATCGTGGGAGAATCCGGGTGCGGCAAGTCCACGCTGGGAAAGACGATGATGATGCTCCAGAAGCCTACCGGCGGTTCAGTTGAATACAACTACGGAAACGGAAACTTCAGGGATATCACAAAATTCAATGGGAAGGAAATGCTGGACTTCCGCAAACAGGTGCAAATGGTCTTCCAGGATCCCTACTCCGCACTAAATCCGCTGAAGAAGATCTATACCTCCTTCGAAGAACCGCTGAAGGTGCATGGGATTCATTCCAAAGCCGAACGGGAGAAAATGATGGATTCCGTGCTGAAGATGGTCAACATCCAGCCGGATTACCTGCTTCGCTTCCCGCATGAATTTTCCGGCGGTCAGCGTCAGCGTCTCTGCATTGCCCGAGCGTTGGAAGTAAACCCGAGAGTCCTCATCTGCGATGAGCCGGTGAGTGCGCTGGATGTTTCCATTCAGGCCCAGGTGCTGAACCTGATGAAGGAGATCCAGAAGGAACTGAACCTGACCTATTTGTTCATCGCACATGACCTTTCCGTCGTGCAGTATATGAGTGACCGTATCGTGGTCATGTACCTGGGAAAGATTGTCGAGATCGCCGGGAAGCGCTCGTTATATGACAAGCCGATGCATCCGTACACCCAGGCGCTGCTCTCCGCGATCCCGGTACCGGTGATCCATCAGGAAAAGAAGCGTCAGGTGCTGCAAGGTGAAGTGCCAAGTCCGATCAACAAACCGCCTGGCTGCGCCTTCCACACACGCTGCCTGCACTGCATGGACATCTGCAAACAGGAAGAACCGCAGCTTTCGCCGGACAAGATTGATCCGGAGCATCTGTGTGCCTGCCATCTTTATAAATAG
- a CDS encoding peptide ABC transporter permease codes for MLKFILKKILQMIPMLLFISFLVYGALQLTGIDPVSYSVTPDMAGNQENLDLLRERYGLNKPFLIRYVNWTEDILRGNFGYSITNGNSIGSILEQRLPATIQLALVSMVVSAFLGVTIGIISAIYQNSIIDYLGRFFAVLGQAIPQFFFGICLIQLFSIKMGWLPSSGRYSTYATPLQHFILPCLTLTLSLTSVLMRYSRNNMLGVLNSDYIKTARMKGISETKVYVKHAFRNALRPVLVILCFRLPMLISGSVVIESVYNWPGIGSVITDAVIAGDYPVVMVTTLMVAAAILTASFLVDVLTALLDPRVRLGSG; via the coding sequence TTGCTTAAATTTATTCTCAAAAAAATCCTTCAGATGATCCCGATGTTGCTGTTTATCAGCTTTTTGGTATATGGCGCGCTGCAGCTGACCGGTATCGACCCTGTGAGTTATAGTGTGACCCCGGACATGGCAGGCAATCAGGAAAATCTGGACCTTCTCCGTGAACGGTATGGTTTGAATAAACCTTTCCTGATACGGTATGTCAATTGGACGGAAGATATTTTACGCGGGAACTTCGGTTACAGTATTACCAACGGCAACTCCATTGGCTCCATACTGGAACAGCGTCTCCCTGCAACCATTCAGTTAGCGCTTGTTTCCATGGTGGTATCCGCTTTCCTCGGAGTAACGATCGGGATCATATCCGCAATCTATCAAAACAGTATTATTGACTACCTCGGGCGCTTTTTCGCCGTGCTCGGGCAGGCAATCCCGCAATTCTTCTTCGGAATCTGTTTGATTCAGCTCTTTTCCATCAAAATGGGCTGGCTCCCGTCCTCGGGACGCTATTCGACTTACGCAACACCGCTTCAGCATTTTATTTTGCCTTGCCTGACGCTGACGCTGTCCCTGACCTCCGTCTTAATGCGTTACTCCCGGAATAATATGTTGGGCGTGCTGAACAGCGATTACATCAAGACAGCGCGTATGAAGGGGATCTCCGAAACCAAGGTTTACGTGAAGCACGCTTTCCGCAACGCTTTGCGTCCTGTACTGGTGATCCTGTGCTTCCGTCTGCCGATGCTGATCAGCGGTTCCGTGGTAATCGAATCGGTTTATAACTGGCCCGGCATCGGTTCCGTAATCACCGACGCCGTCATTGCCGGAGACTATCCGGTCGTTATGGTGACGACGCTGATGGTCGCTGCCGCGATCCTGACCGCAAGCTTCCTCGTTGACGTACTGACGGCGCTGCTCGATCCGCGCGTACGGCTGGGCAGCGGATAA
- a CDS encoding peptide ABC transporter permease gives MKLDKSHASSMFKKNVRKFLRNKLAMIGMIVMLVILLMCVFAPIFTSYRPDQPDFSARTIPPSAGHIFGTDKLGRDVFSRILYGGRYSILIGVTGAFFGSLIGVVLGAIAGYFGRWIDTLIVRTSEIFQTVPNMILILILGAVFGRSIGNLLFIFAVTGWMTTFRMVRNEFIALKGETYVQVCEAFGMSKSDIMFKQILPNVMSPVIVATTVNVAHFILSEAGLSFIGVGVPSATPTWGNILNAAKSLDVISNYWWLWVVPGVTITIFVLAVNFFGDGLRDVLDPKQQ, from the coding sequence ATGAAACTCGATAAATCGCATGCCTCCAGCATGTTCAAGAAAAATGTAAGAAAGTTTTTACGGAATAAACTCGCAATGATTGGCATGATCGTCATGCTTGTCATTTTGCTGATGTGTGTATTCGCTCCGATCTTTACGTCCTATCGTCCGGATCAACCGGACTTCTCCGCGAGAACCATACCGCCGAGCGCAGGTCATATTTTCGGCACGGATAAACTGGGGCGAGACGTGTTTTCCCGGATCTTGTATGGCGGACGTTATTCGATCCTCATCGGTGTAACCGGCGCTTTCTTCGGTTCTCTGATCGGGGTTGTCTTAGGCGCTATTGCCGGGTATTTTGGCAGGTGGATCGACACCCTGATCGTCCGCACGTCTGAGATCTTCCAGACGGTCCCGAACATGATCCTGATCCTGATCCTCGGGGCGGTATTCGGGCGAAGCATCGGCAACCTGTTGTTCATATTTGCTGTCACCGGCTGGATGACGACCTTCCGTATGGTACGAAACGAATTCATCGCGCTGAAGGGTGAGACCTATGTCCAGGTCTGCGAAGCTTTCGGTATGTCCAAATCGGACATCATGTTCAAGCAAATCCTGCCGAACGTCATGTCGCCGGTGATCGTTGCGACGACAGTCAATGTGGCGCATTTCATCCTGTCCGAAGCCGGACTGAGCTTTATCGGCGTCGGCGTTCCTTCCGCGACACCAACCTGGGGCAATATCCTGAACGCGGCAAAGTCGCTGGACGTGATCTCCAACTACTGGTGGCTATGGGTCGTCCCAGGCGTAACCATCACGATCTTCGTGCTGGCCGTCAACTTCTTCGGCGACGGGCTGCGCGATGTTCTTGACCCGAAACAGCAATAA